A stretch of Mucilaginibacter terrae DNA encodes these proteins:
- a CDS encoding DUF4249 family protein translates to MLKKTLNVIVILSVIFIIMLHAACKKESASGVESQPVIESYLIPGQPLKVKVYQQKGLTDTATYGTLISGLQLQISNGSQNVTLTESATGTYSHADENFLIAGKIYTLTFEYNGIKVSASTVMPAKPKSFTATKDSINVPYTNTVGGAGNPFTGEADSIAVTYKWSNPDSLYHVIIFKNDDKSPAKANLRSNRPVNFTLNVKQTDSYDAYYRIFDYIGVYRVILYAVNKEYSDVLTSNTNSSSQKLTNPPGNIVNGFGIFTAMQTDTLRLRITQY, encoded by the coding sequence ATGCTTAAAAAAACACTCAACGTAATAGTTATACTATCGGTTATATTTATAATTATGCTGCATGCTGCATGTAAAAAAGAGTCGGCAAGCGGTGTGGAAAGTCAACCTGTAATAGAAAGTTATCTCATTCCGGGGCAGCCGTTAAAAGTAAAAGTTTACCAGCAAAAGGGTTTAACCGATACTGCCACTTATGGTACTTTGATAAGCGGCCTGCAATTACAAATAAGTAATGGCAGCCAAAATGTTACCCTTACCGAAAGTGCGACAGGAACTTATTCTCATGCCGATGAAAACTTTTTAATTGCTGGCAAAATTTATACACTCACTTTTGAATACAATGGCATTAAAGTTTCGGCCAGTACAGTTATGCCGGCCAAACCTAAGAGTTTTACTGCCACAAAAGATTCTATTAATGTGCCATACACCAATACTGTTGGCGGAGCCGGAAATCCGTTTACAGGTGAGGCTGATTCAATTGCCGTAACATATAAATGGAGTAATCCTGATTCGTTATATCACGTAATCATATTTAAAAACGATGATAAAAGTCCGGCTAAAGCAAATTTGCGAAGCAACAGGCCGGTAAACTTTACATTAAACGTAAAGCAAACCGATAGCTATGATGCTTACTATCGCATATTTGATTACATAGGTGTTTACCGTGTAATATTGTATGCCGTAAACAAAGAATACTCAGATGTGCTCACCAGTAATACCAATTCTTCATCTCAAAAACTCACTAATCCGCCGGGAAATATTGTGAACGGTTTTGGCATATTTACAGCCATGCAAACCGATACGCTTCGGTTAAGAATAACTCAATACTAA